TTGTCGCTGGCGATCTGCATCGGCGCCACGCTGTGGACGGTTCAGACCTACAAGGCGCGGCGTGACCGATCAGACGCGCTGGTGCAGCAGGCTTTCGACGCACTGGTGATCGAAGACTACCGAGATCCTGCGCGGCCGCTGGCACTGCTGGAGCAGGCCGCCGCACTCGGCCCTGACCCGACGCGTTTCGCGATTGCGTCAGGCATGTGTCACCTTCTGGACGACACAGCGCGTGCAATCGAACTGTTCCGATCGGCGCTGGCGCGCAACCCGACAAACGTTCGCGTGCACTACCTGCTCGCATGGGCCTGCCGGATTGATCAACGCTTCGAGGAATCGAGCACATGGCTGGCCCGGGGTGATTCGCTTGGCGGACCCGACGGCGACGCATTTGCACATTTTTTTCGTGGACAGGCCCTTGTCCGCAACAATCCGGATGCCGCCATCCTTGATTTCAAGGCCGCGGTCAGCCTGCGGGCCTCCTTCTATCAGGCGCTGCTGCACCTGGGTCGCGCACTGAACTATCAGATGTATCACGACCGCAAGCTTGAAAACCTCGGCGTCGTTCGTGACACGCTGACGGCAGCCTGCCTGCTCCGAAGCGATACGGCCTATCCGCGGTATCTGCTGTCGATCGCCTTTCGCCTCGCGGCGGAAATCTATCAGGCCGGCGGCGACACCGAATCAGCGAATCGTTACTTTGATCAGGCCCTTAAGCTTGCCCGCGAGGCCCAGACGGCCGAGCCCACCAGCCCGCGTGGCTACGTCTGCGAAGCCGAATACTGGGAGGCGATTGGCGACTACCGCAATGCACTCGATGCCCGCGATCGCGGTGAGCGATTTTGTACGACAGCCTTCTCGCGCGTTGAACTCTACCAGTATCGCTGGCGCGTCGCCTACTGGCTGGACGATCTCGACCGCGCCCGCGCAGACCTGTCCGCGATGGCGACGATCTGCCCGACCAACGACCCCACCTATTTCTGGCAGATTCATTTCTTCCCCGCCATGATCATGGCCGATCAGGGGAAACGGACCGACGCGATCAACCACGCGCGACAGTTCGCCGCGATACGACCTCAGGACTTCCGCACCACCACTTCGGCGGCGTGCCTATTCCTGGTCCTTGGCGCGCCTGTTGAAGCGACGGATCTGCTCAACGCACGACGCTCGACGATCCAATTCGCAGACGTCGCGACAGGTTCCCGTACGACGGAATGGTACAGCGCCGTGTATGACTACCTCCGCGGCGCGACCGACTGGACCACGTTGGAGACGCTTGCGACGAAGCTGCTTGCCGTTGAAACCGCGGCACCTGTTGCGCCGGATGCCAGGCTTCAGTGGCCGGAAGCCCATTTCTTCCACGCCTGCCGCGAACTATCGGCCGGGCATCGGGAAGCCGCTCTGGCGGCCTTCACCGCTTGTGAAGCTACTTACGATATCGAGGACTACTGCTATCTCGCGAAAGTCTTCGTTCGCAAGATGCAGGCCGATGCAAACTGGCCGCGGTGGCGTCAGATCGGCCGGATCGGCTCCAGCGGCGTCAACGGCGAATTCGCTCGCGAGGGTGTGGACGCCGGAGATTGACGCCCCCGGCTCCTGATGGCGATCCCGGCAAATTCCTGCACTGCATTCGCGTTCCTGGCTTCAAACCTGAATGAAGAGCCGGCCCGCGGCCGACCTCAAGGACAGGATTGCAGCGGACCGCTCAGCAGGGTAATCACGAAGAGCTGCACATCCGCCAAGCCAAGTTGACCGTCGCCATCGAGGTCCGCGCAGCCACAAGGACCGGATGCCGTTGCAATGACACAATCGACGAAGCCCTGGGCGTCGCGGCCATCGATGGAGTGATCGCCGTTAAGGTCGCCACGGCATCCCTGACATTCACAGATGTCCGCATCGCCGTTTCCGTTGATGTCGGCGCAGTCCGTCCCGAGTCCCATGAATGTTCCTCCGAAGGCGGCGCAATCGCCGCCGGACAAAGTCAGGATGCAGCCGTTCTGGGCAAGACAGCAGGCCCCGCTCGTCGGCGCGGGAACGATGGCCGCACTCCATACAGCGATCGCATCGATGTCGTCGGCCAGCGGCGCGTCGAGATAAGGAAACGAGAGACCGTCCAAAAAGCTGGCGTAGATCATCGCGGGATTGAGACCGCCGGATTCATCGAGATTGGATGCGGGGTCGTCGTCCGCGACGCTGAACAGCAGCGCGACAAAGACTCCACCGAGCGCGCTGCTGTGCAACTGGACGAATTCGAATGCGTCGATGTCGACGCCATCCGGCAGTCCCAGATGCACCGCGTGATCAATCGCTACGATGGGGATGCCATTCACGACTTCATAAATGTCGCCGGGGTCAAGTGAAATACCGTTAATCGGGTCGAACCAGGTCGCTTCGTGATCGCAGGAGAAGTACCAGTGGTCGCAGCCGGCCGCCGGATCGTTGATGTCGAGGGCGTCGACGTCGTCATCGTCGGACCCGGACAGATCTGGATTAGGTGCGAGATATGAATGGACGGTCGCCTCATCCGCGATGTTGACGCTGAAAACTGTGGCGGCGCGAGGCAGAGGTGCCGGATTGATCGCGGCGTCGTCGAGCCGCAGATAGATCACTTCGTCCCGACCGGCCGAGGTGCCGTAGGTATGTGCCCGAATCGGCGAAAGGGAATTGGTCGGTACGGAACAGAAGCCCGCTGGCGCGCCGTAGTGCGTCGCCGAGTCGTCATCGAACGAAACCATCAGGTGTTCCGGGAAATGAATGCAGGAGGATCCGCTCACTGAAATGGGGCCGAAAAATCCGGGAATTCCTGCGAGCGAGAGGTCGATCGAGTCGGTTCCGTCGAGATCGAACCAACTGGAATTCACCCATGTGCCGAAGCAGACCGGCGCGATGCTGGCGCAATCTCCCGCTGACGGCGACGGATCGCTTCCGGCAAATGCCGTGGTGTCGTCACGAAAGCCGTTCGCTCCGCAGTTTGGCGCAATCGCCTGCTGCCACAGATAGACATCACCCGGATCAAAGCTCTCGTTTCCGGCGGCCTGCGGATCGCTCATCTCGCTGTCGGAGCCGATGTCGAGCGAGAACTCCCGCTGCGGTTCGACCGGATTGACGGGCGGAATTTGCGGCGCAACATAGCCGACTGTAATGCGCAGACGCCCCTGAAAGATCGCGTCGGATTCCGGACCGACCTGGATGCCATTGGGC
This window of the Phycisphaerae bacterium genome carries:
- a CDS encoding protein kinase, with amino-acid sequence MNCHAVEESLLDYLEGQLEPAASERIRAHLDSCPACRRAHRETKELLDAMHVAKNVQERTYIRAASATPSQTTVGGGTSHSDDWKAGARLGDFEIIELVGRGGMGAVYRARQVSLNRVVALKILPSLVAASGDALSRFQREAQAAARLHHTHIVPVYAQGQEGGHFYYAMEMIEGIDLGRIIQTDPSRLYQSSASADGLERVTNRHGHSQPASSGSPAAFRAASQRDHREGSPSPFTAPPGGAGSDAASLTHSGTTRQQADYRRLARLIAQVADALAHAHRHHVLHRDIKPRNLLLGADGHLHITDFGLARLLDEPSLTISGEMLGTPAYMSPEQIDADGSHIDHRTDIYSLGVTLYELLTGVRPFDGPTREQTIARIRLREPKPPRKLNPSIPIDLETICLRAMEKDPRRRYQDARDLAADLLRYASDRPILSRRVGPFEKTIKWVRRHPGLAATMSLSLAICIGATLWTVQTYKARRDRSDALVQQAFDALVIEDYRDPARPLALLEQAAALGPDPTRFAIASGMCHLLDDTARAIELFRSALARNPTNVRVHYLLAWACRIDQRFEESSTWLARGDSLGGPDGDAFAHFFRGQALVRNNPDAAILDFKAAVSLRASFYQALLHLGRALNYQMYHDRKLENLGVVRDTLTAACLLRSDTAYPRYLLSIAFRLAAEIYQAGGDTESANRYFDQALKLAREAQTAEPTSPRGYVCEAEYWEAIGDYRNALDARDRGERFCTTAFSRVELYQYRWRVAYWLDDLDRARADLSAMATICPTNDPTYFWQIHFFPAMIMADQGKRTDAINHARQFAAIRPQDFRTTTSAACLFLVLGAPVEATDLLNARRSTIQFADVATGSRTTEWYSAVYDYLRGATDWTTLETLATKLLAVETAAPVAPDARLQWPEAHFFHACRELSAGHREAALAAFTACEATYDIEDYCYLAKVFVRKMQADANWPRWRQIGRIGSSGVNGEFAREGVDAGD